CCAGCGTGCGTAGGGCTTGTTGATTAGGGCCTACTTACTTATGTGTTGCAGGAAATGTTTCATGGTGCTAAGAGTCTGAGATAAACGTATGGCTGAAAATACTCTAGGCAAGTTCGGAACGAACGTCCCGGTTCTCCCCACCCGAGAGCTGAAACTTAAACGGATATAGCAGGATGTAAATCTTTGCTATCCACCCAACCTTTTGAAATCTCCGAATTTTTGTGATATCCAGATAGAATCAGAGCTGAGGGCCATGGTTTTTCTAAAACCGATGATCGACAAGGCAACAATCGTGGAGACCGTATGGGGCGCATACTATTATTTGTCCTAATCTTAGCAGCTTTGTCCTGTGAAGACAGATCATCTCCACCGGGCACAACAGACACAGTCCGCTCACCTCAGATCCGCTTTGATAAGCGCTCTGAATTCGGTCGCATTCTGGTGGTGGACGAAGGCGGCATGCGCAACCTCCGGTTTGGTACCGAAGACGCTGGCAACCAGAGCACGATCTCACTTTCAAGTCCCAGCGCAGTTCCAATGGAGTATATCCGTTTTGCGATGCTCGGTATGGCGTTAACTCCCCAACGCGAGCGTGCACTCATGATCGGTTTAGGGGGTGGCGCCTTCACGACGTTGTTACGACGACACTATTCCACCTTGTGGATCGACGTCGTGGAGATTAATCCAGTTGTAGTCGAGGCCGCCAAGAGATTCTTCGGTGTGCGAGAAGACCCACGCTTTCGTATCCACATAGAGGACGGCGCCGCTTTCATACAGCGAACGCAACGTTTATATGACCTGATTTTCCTTGATGTACATACAGGAGACGCTATGCCCGAGCACCTGGCTACGGTCGAGTTCTTCAACGGGGTCAAGGCGAACTTGTCCACCGGTGGAGTCGCAGTTCTTAATGTCTGGGACGAGGGAGAGAGAGAAACGCTAATTAAGAGGAGCTTCCGGGCCACGTTTCCAGCGACGGCGTGTATCCGAAGCACAGATGGCTTCAATCTGGTTCTCTTCGGCAAGGCTCTTGGGACAATGCCAGCGCATGCGGATTTGGTGACAGCAGCCCGCCAGCTCACATCGGATTTGGGCCTATTCTTTGATCTCGCCAAAGTGGCTGAGCGACTGAGGATAGAGTGCTCAGGACCATAGCCTGGGTGTCCATTCCGAAAGTTTAAAGTAGAAGTGGCGGTAGGCACAGATCTTAACAAGATTTGCGATATGGGTCAGAAATCTTTAGCAAAATCGTTTGGTTGGCAAGTGTAACAGTTGGCAAGACATCTCGAATCTTCCACCGCCGGCTTCGACCCATACATATCTTTGGCCTTGAATTGGTGAT
This genomic interval from Deltaproteobacteria bacterium contains the following:
- a CDS encoding fused MFS/spermidine synthase — its product is MGRILLFVLILAALSCEDRSSPPGTTDTVRSPQIRFDKRSEFGRILVVDEGGMRNLRFGTEDAGNQSTISLSSPSAVPMEYIRFAMLGMALTPQRERALMIGLGGGAFTTLLRRHYSTLWIDVVEINPVVVEAAKRFFGVREDPRFRIHIEDGAAFIQRTQRLYDLIFLDVHTGDAMPEHLATVEFFNGVKANLSTGGVAVLNVWDEGERETLIKRSFRATFPATACIRSTDGFNLVLFGKALGTMPAHADLVTAARQLTSDLGLFFDLAKVAERLRIECSGP